Proteins from one Erpetoichthys calabaricus chromosome 11, fErpCal1.3, whole genome shotgun sequence genomic window:
- the LOC114660012 gene encoding protein Wnt-8-like isoform X3, translating to MDYPRLLMSLFLWSCSIFKSSSWSVNNFLMSGSKAYLTYSSSVQVGAQLGVEECKYQFAWDRWNCPESALQLSTHNGLRSATRETSFVHAISSAGVMYILTRNCSMGDFDNCGCDDSRNGQTGGKGWIWGGCSDNAEFGQRISKQYVDALETGQDSRAAMNLHNNEAGRMAVKATMRRSCKCHGVSGSCNIQTCWLQLSDFREIGNYLKVKHGQAQKLELDKRRMRAGNSADNRGAIADAFSTIGRTELIYLEDSPDYCVKNTSLGLHGTEGRECLQSGKNLSQWEKRSCKRLCHECGLKVEERKTEIVSSCNCKFHWCCTVKCEQCTQVVTKHFCSKRDRNGGPFHNVKRKNRGHRD from the exons ATGGATTACCCTCGTCTTTTAATGTCGTTATTCCTTTGGAGTTGTAGCATCTTCAAATCATCGTCTTG GTCTGTTAACAACTTCCTAATGAGTGGATCCAAG GCATATCTTACTTACTCGAGCAGCGTGCAAGTGGGTGCCCAGCTTGGGGTCGAGGAGTGTAAATATCAGTTTGCATGGGATCGCTGGAACTGTCCGGAAAGCGCCCTCCAGTTGTCCACTCACAACGGGCTCCGAAGTG ctACAAGAGAAACGTCTTTCGTCCACGCTATCAGCTCAGCTGGAGTCATGTACATTTTAACCCGAAACTGCAGCATGGGAGATTtcgataactgtggatgtgatgATTCAAGGAATGGACAAACTG GAGGTAAAGGGTGGATCTGGGGAGGCTGCAGCGACAACGCGGAATTTGGGCAACGGATTTCAAAGCAGTACGTCGACGCGCTGGAAACTGGACAGGACTCCAGAGCTGCCATGAACTTGCATAACAATGAAGCAGGGAGAATG GCTGTCAAGGCAACTATGAGGAGAAGCTGCAAGTGTCATGGAGTCTCTGGAAGCTGCAACATTCAGACTTGCTGGTTGCAGCTGTCGGATTTCCGAGAAATTGGCAACTACTTAAAAGTGAAACACGGCCAAGCCCAGAAATTGGAGTTGGACAAGAGGAGAATGCGCGCTGGAAACAGCGCAGACAATCGAGGGGCGATCGCGGATGCTTTCAGCACCATCGGGCGGACAGAGCTCATCTACCTGGAGGACTCTCCGGACTACTGCGTCAAGAACACGAGTCTGGGGCTGCACGGCACGGAGGGCCGAGAGTGTCTGCAAAGCGGCAAAAACCTGTCGCAGTGGGAGAAGCGAAGCTGCAAGCGGCTCTGCCACGAGTGCGGCCTCAAAGTCGAAGAACGAAAGACTGAAATTGTCAGCAGCTGCAACTGTAAGTTCCACTGGTGCTGCACGGTGAAGTGTGAGCAGTGCACGCAGGTCGTCACCAAGCACTTCTGCTCGAAGAGAGACCGAAACGGGGGTCCGTTCCACAACGTCAAGCGTAAAAACCGGGGACACCGAGACTGA